The sequence TTTTATATCAGTAAAATTCTAGATGATGACAAGGAGAGTAACTTAAGTGATGACTTTCAAAGTATTAAAATGTTTTTTATATTTATCAAAGACGATATGCTTAAATTAGTAAGGTTAAAAAAGTAACGATTTTTATTCTTTGATATTCTTTTCACAAAGTTTGTGGTATTATTATATATAGTTGGTATCATTTTTACCTTTAGGTAAATAGAACCAAACTAAAATAATATTTTTTTCATTATGTCCGCCTTATATTCTTGGACGAAATGAGAACGGAGGTTACCATGATAAAAAACACATATGCTTCAGAAAGAAAATTTTCTACAAGACAAGTTGTTGTAATTGGCCTTTTATTTGCCATTACCATTATACTTGGTGCAACTGGTTTAGGATTTCTTCCTATTCCACCATTTAAAACTACAATTATGCACATTCCTGTTATTATAGGTGCAATACTTGAGGGGCCTGTGGTTGGTGCCATGATAGGATTACTTTTTGGCTTATTTAGTATATTTCAAGCTATTAATACTCCAACACCTGTTTCATTCATTTTTATAGATCCTATAGTTGCTGTATTGCCTAGAATTCTTATAGGCGTTACGTCATATTATGGGTACAAGCTCATTAAAACAAAGTCTAAGACTCTAAATATCGGAATTGGTGCTGCTATTGGTTCATTTACTAATACTTTAGGGGTAGTAGGTATAATTTTTGCTTTATATTTAGATGATTATGCTAATGCTCTTCATGTGAGCCGAACTTTTGCAACAAATACTCTTTTAGGATTAATCCTTAATGGTTTTATATCAGCAGCTGCTGCAATTATAATAACTGTTCCTGTGGTTATGGCAGTTACTCGATCAAAATCGAAGTAATATAAATTATATAAGGATTGTTATAAAGCTAGCCTCATAGTGTAGTTTTATAACAATCCTTTATTTTAACTATATAAATACATAACTATTTGCTGAAAATCTCCTAAGATATTAGTTTAAATCTACAACTTATACTAAGTACCTCTTCTTCAAACTCAGCTGATACGTCTCCATCCATTTTATTAACCAAGGCTTTCGCCACAGCTAAACCAACTCCTGTTCCATTACCTGATCGAGTTTTATCTGCCATATAGAATCTATCAAATATATTTTCTACATCTTCCTTGGTTAAATTAATTACATTATTACTCACAGTAAATACTGCTTCCTTTTTTTCAACTCTTAGTGATATTTTCACACTATTCTTCGCATATTTTATTACATTACTTAATAAATTTTCAATAACTCTTTTAAGTGATTTTTCCTCAGCTAAAATATTAACCATACTGCTACACATCTCTACTTCAGGAATTAAATTTCTATTTACAAAGTCAGAATACTTTCCTAACAAAATTTCTTCAATAAGCCTACTTATATTTACTTTTTCACACTTTATTTGAAAATCTATTGAATCAATTAAGGATAACTCATAAAAATCATTTAGTAGTCCTTCTAAAACTCGTGCTCTCTGCTCTGCTATATTTAAATATTCTAACTTTTCTTCTTCATTTATATCGTCTAATTTTAAAAACTGAAGATATCCTATGATTGAAGTAAGCGGAGTTCTTAAATCATGAGACATATTAGCTATAGTTTGTCTTAATTCTCTCTCAAATTTTACTCTATTAGCCTCAGATTCTCTTCTTCCATCTATTGTTCTATTAATTTCTTCTGCCAAACTCTCAATATTTTTATCTAAAAGACATACAGTTACTTTCCTATCTGCCTTTTCCTTATTTATATTCATAAGCTCATTTCTTATTCTATTGATTTGTTTCTTATTATATTGTAAATGGGCTATGAAAAATATTAGTATAACTATTAAACTGATAACTATATATATCATCCATCCACCCACCTTTCTTTTACTTTATCTCTGCTCTATTAAATGAATATATACTTATTAGAGTACATATTGCTATAGTTAACAGTGCTATTATAATTGTCCATAATTTTTGTTCTATGGTAACTTCATTAAATCTATATATTATAGAAGGCTGATAATATATCGTTTTGCTAAATATTGCATTGACAGTAGTATTTCTAAGTGACATAGCTTCAGCCACTCTAACAATTGGATCAACAACCATAAATACGCCTATTATTATAATCAAATTTTTAGATATAAATGCTATGGCTAATGCAATACTTGCAATTCCAACATACACTAACATCATAAGTAATGTTATTATTATAAAGTTAATAACTGATTGAAAAGTAAATGCTTCTCCATAACCGTAAAGTATAGAATTAATTA comes from Clostridium sp. TW13 and encodes:
- a CDS encoding ECF transporter S component, producing the protein MIKNTYASERKFSTRQVVVIGLLFAITIILGATGLGFLPIPPFKTTIMHIPVIIGAILEGPVVGAMIGLLFGLFSIFQAINTPTPVSFIFIDPIVAVLPRILIGVTSYYGYKLIKTKSKTLNIGIGAAIGSFTNTLGVVGIIFALYLDDYANALHVSRTFATNTLLGLILNGFISAAAAIIITVPVVMAVTRSKSK
- a CDS encoding sensor histidine kinase, with the translated sequence MIYIVISLIVILIFFIAHLQYNKKQINRIRNELMNINKEKADRKVTVCLLDKNIESLAEEINRTIDGRRESEANRVKFERELRQTIANMSHDLRTPLTSIIGYLQFLKLDDINEEEKLEYLNIAEQRARVLEGLLNDFYELSLIDSIDFQIKCEKVNISRLIEEILLGKYSDFVNRNLIPEVEMCSSMVNILAEEKSLKRVIENLLSNVIKYAKNSVKISLRVEKKEAVFTVSNNVINLTKEDVENIFDRFYMADKTRSGNGTGVGLAVAKALVNKMDGDVSAEFEEEVLSISCRFKLIS
- a CDS encoding ABC transporter permease, which produces MLNLIKVEFYKLKRSKSFYGMIILMLLQTLAVYTLSTHLKGMSGRKVLLDGFANEQFLLGMIIIAVFAGEYIGSEFYTGCIKNMISYGHSRKNIIIAKSIVFYIGVTIIISIYPIITTVINSILYGYGEAFTFQSVINFIIITLLMMLVYVGIASIALAIAFISKNLIIIIGVFMVVDPIVRVAEAMSLRNTTVNAIFSKTIYYQPSIIYRFNEVTIEQKLWTIIIALLTIAICTLISIYSFNRAEIK